A genomic region of Arachis hypogaea cultivar Tifrunner chromosome 5, arahy.Tifrunner.gnm2.J5K5, whole genome shotgun sequence contains the following coding sequences:
- the LOC112802334 gene encoding uncharacterized protein isoform X2: MSIDLKLSRFDRIYRPSEALEGKIIIKTQSSISHYGIRLTFKGSVNMQVRGGSAGVVESLYGVIKPIPILNRTTEVKPSGKIASGTTEIPFSVTLRQQGENLEKFYETFHGANISIQYLVTVDVTRGYLHKSLSTTMEFIVESDKADLLQRPIPPEMVIFYITQDTQRHSLLPELKSGGFRVMGKISSQCSLAGPISGELIVETSAVPIHSIDIQLFRVESILLGEKIAIETSLIQTTQIADGNVCHNLTIPIYVILPRLLTCPTTFAGPFSIEFKVAIVISFQSELSQLHKKTDSRTPELWLAMETLPLELVRTK; encoded by the exons ATGTCCATCGACCTCAAACTCTCGCGCTTCGATCGTATTTATCGCCCTTCg GAAGCACTGGAAGGCAAAATCATCATCAAAACGCAGTCTTCAATTTCCCACTATGGAATTCGCCTTACTTTCAAAGGATCCGTCAACATGCAG GTTCGTGGAGGATCAGCTGGTGTTGTTGAGTCACTCTATGGAGTTATTAAGCCAATCCCTATTTT GAATAGGACCACCGAGGTTAAACCTTCTGGAAAGATTGCTTCGGGCACAACAGAG ATACCATTTTCGGTGACCCTTAGACAGCAAGGTGAAAATTTGGAAAAGTTTTATGAGACTTTCCATGGGGCAAATATAAGTATCCAG TATTTGGTGACTGTAGATGTGACTCGCGGATACTTACATAAATCTTTATCAACAACAATGGAGTTCATTGTTGAAAGTGATAAAG CTGATCTTCTACAACGGCCAATTCCTCCAGAAATGGTCATCTTCTACATAACCCAGGACACTCAACGACACTCTCTACTTCCTGAATTAAAATCTG GTGGATTTCGGGTGATGGGGAAGATCTCTTCTCAGTGTTCTTTGGCTGGTCCTATTAGTGGTGAGTTAATTGTAGAAACATCTGCAGTTCCGATTCACTCAATCGACATTCAATTGTTTCGTGTTGAGTCCATTCTTCTTGGGGAGAAAATTGCAATTGAAACATCTTTGATACAAACGACCCAG ATAGCAGATGGAAATGTATGCCATAATTTGACTATACCTATCTATGTAATACTTCCGCGGCTTCTGACGTGTCCAACAACTTTTGCTGG TCCTTTCTCAATTGAGTTCAAAGTTGCCATTGTCATAAGTTTTCAGTCAGAGCTATCTCAACTGCATAAGAAGACTGACTCCAGAACTCCAGAACTTTGG CTAGCAATGGAAACATTGCCGCTCGAGTTGGTTCGGACAAAGTAA
- the LOC112802335 gene encoding uncharacterized protein: MADQNQKPEIFELNNGTMDVKVTNLGCTIISLSVPGKDGALSDVVLGLDSVESYQKGLAPYFGCIVGRVANRIKEGKFTLDGVEYSLPLNKPPNSLHGGNIGFDKKVWEVVEYKKGETPSITFKYHSHDGEEGYPGDITVTATYTLISGTTMRLDMEGVPKDKPTIINLAQHTYWNLAGHNSGDVLNHSIQIWGNHVTPVDQNTVPTGEIMPVKGTPFDFTTESRIGNTIGQVGMGYDHNYVLDCGDEKAGLKHAAKVRDPSSSRVLNLWTNAPGMQFYTANYVNGVNGKGGAVYGKHAGLCLETQGFPNAINQPNFPCVVVRPGEKYQHSMLFEFSIE; this comes from the exons ATGGCCGATCAGAACCAGAAACCTGAGATCTTCGAGCTCAACAATGGCACCATGGACGTCAAAGTTACCAACCTCGGATGCACCATCATCTCCCTCTCCGTTCCCGGCAAAGATG GGGCGTTGTCTGACGTTGTTCTTGGCCTCGATTCCGTTGAATCATATCAG AAAGGTCTTGCTCCTTATTTCGGCTGCATTGTGGGTCGCGTAGCAAACCGAATTAAGGAGGGAAAGTTTACACTTGATGGGGTTGAGTACTCTTTGCCTCTCAACAAACCCCCAAACAGTCTTCATG GAGGAAATATAGGGTTCGATAAGAAGGTATGGGAGGTTGTTGAATATAAAAAGGGTGAAACCCCATCAATTACTTTTAAATATCACAGTCATGATGGAGAGGAAG GTTATCCTGGGGATATTACCGTTACTGCAACTTACACGCTCATTTCGGGAACAACTATGAGGCTTGACATGGAAGGAGTACCAAAGGATAAGCCCACCATAATTAACTTAGCTCAGCATACCTATTGGAACTTGGCTGGCCACAACTCAGGAGACGTCCTTAACCATTCCATTCAGATATGGGGGAATCATGTAACCCCAGTCGATCAGAACACTGTGCCAACCGGCGAAATAATGCCGGTGAAGGGCACCCCGTTTGATTTTACCACTGAGAGTAGAATAGGCAACACCATTGGTCAGGTTGGAATGGGATACGACCACAACTATGTGCTTGATTGTGGTGACGAGAAAGCAGGTTTAAAACATGCTGCTAAAGTGAGAGATCCCTCAAGTTCAAGAGTGCTAAACTTGTGGACAAATGCCCCTGGCATGCAGTTTTACACGGCAAACTATGTCAATGGCGTTAACGGAAAAGGAGGCGCCGTATATGGAAAGCATGCAGGGCTGTGTTTGGAGACTCAGGGATTCCCTAATGCCATAAACCAGCCAAATTTCCCATGTGTTGTGGTTAGACCTGGTGAGAAGTACCAACATTCAATGTTGTTTGAGTTTTCAATCGAGTAA
- the LOC112802334 gene encoding uncharacterized protein isoform X1: MSIDLKLSRFDRIYRPSEALEGKIIIKTQSSISHYGIRLTFKGSVNMQVRGGSAGVVESLYGVIKPIPILNRTTEVKPSGKIASGTTEIPFSVTLRQQGENLEKFYETFHGANISIQYLVTVDVTRGYLHKSLSTTMEFIVESDKADLLQRPIPPEMVIFYITQDTQRHSLLPELKSGGFRVMGKISSQCSLAGPISGELIVETSAVPIHSIDIQLFRVESILLGEKIAIETSLIQTTQATDGNVCHNLTIPIYVILPRLLTCPTTFAGPFSIEFKVAIVISFQSELSQLHKKTDSRTPELWLAMETLPLELVRTK, encoded by the exons ATGTCCATCGACCTCAAACTCTCGCGCTTCGATCGTATTTATCGCCCTTCg GAAGCACTGGAAGGCAAAATCATCATCAAAACGCAGTCTTCAATTTCCCACTATGGAATTCGCCTTACTTTCAAAGGATCCGTCAACATGCAG GTTCGTGGAGGATCAGCTGGTGTTGTTGAGTCACTCTATGGAGTTATTAAGCCAATCCCTATTTT GAATAGGACCACCGAGGTTAAACCTTCTGGAAAGATTGCTTCGGGCACAACAGAG ATACCATTTTCGGTGACCCTTAGACAGCAAGGTGAAAATTTGGAAAAGTTTTATGAGACTTTCCATGGGGCAAATATAAGTATCCAG TATTTGGTGACTGTAGATGTGACTCGCGGATACTTACATAAATCTTTATCAACAACAATGGAGTTCATTGTTGAAAGTGATAAAG CTGATCTTCTACAACGGCCAATTCCTCCAGAAATGGTCATCTTCTACATAACCCAGGACACTCAACGACACTCTCTACTTCCTGAATTAAAATCTG GTGGATTTCGGGTGATGGGGAAGATCTCTTCTCAGTGTTCTTTGGCTGGTCCTATTAGTGGTGAGTTAATTGTAGAAACATCTGCAGTTCCGATTCACTCAATCGACATTCAATTGTTTCGTGTTGAGTCCATTCTTCTTGGGGAGAAAATTGCAATTGAAACATCTTTGATACAAACGACCCAGGCAA CAGATGGAAATGTATGCCATAATTTGACTATACCTATCTATGTAATACTTCCGCGGCTTCTGACGTGTCCAACAACTTTTGCTGG TCCTTTCTCAATTGAGTTCAAAGTTGCCATTGTCATAAGTTTTCAGTCAGAGCTATCTCAACTGCATAAGAAGACTGACTCCAGAACTCCAGAACTTTGG CTAGCAATGGAAACATTGCCGCTCGAGTTGGTTCGGACAAAGTAA
- the LOC112802332 gene encoding phosphoethanolamine N-methyltransferase isoform X3 yields the protein MRLSLANFLVYHFSVIVLSLLPAYEGKSVLELGAGIGRFTGELAKKAGQLLAVDFIESAIKKNESINGHQKNVKFMCADVTSPNLHISEGSIDLIFSNWLLMYLSDKEVENLAERMIKWLKVGGYIFFRESCFHQSGDSKRKYNPTHYREPRFYTKVYKECHMNDETGDSYELSLVGCKCIGAYVRNKKNQNQICWIWKKVRSQDDKGFQRFLDSVEYSHKDILRYEQVYGQGFVSTGGLETTKEIVSKLGLKPGQKVLDVGCGTGGGDIYMAENFDVDVVGIDLSINMISLAIERVIGLKCTVEFECADCTRKTYPKNTFDVIYTRDAMLHIKDKPTLFESFYKWLKHGGTLLITDYCKRAGSISLECEAYIKKGGYYIHDMEAYYQMLKNAGFDDVIAEDQTELFMKTLQQELNALENKKHYFIDEFSEEDYNEIVERWRAKQIRGAAGEQKWGLFIAKKN from the exons ATGAGACTGAGTCTTGCAAACTTCCTTGTGTACCATTTTTCTGTCATA GTACTGTCTCTATTACCAGCATATGAAGGAAAATCAGTTTTAGAGCTGGGAGCAGGTATTGGAAGATTTACAGGTGAATTGGCCAAGAAAGCTGGCCAGCTGCTTGCAGTGGACTTCATTGAGAGTGCAATCAAGAAG AATGAAAGCATTAATGGACACCAGAAGAATGTCAAGTTCATGTGTGCTGATGTCACATCCCCAAACTTGCATATTTCTGAAGGATCAATTGATTTGATATTCTCAAATTGGTTGCTTATGTATCTTTCAGATAAAGAG GTTGAGAATCTAGCTGAAAGGATGATCAAATGGTTAAAGGTTGGTGGATATATATTCTTCAGGGAATCTTGTTTCCATCAATCTGGAGATTCCAAGAGAAAATACAACCCAACTCACTACAGGGAACCCAGATTTTACACGAAG GTATATAAAGAGTGCCATATGAATGATGAAACAGGGGATTCCTATGAGCTTTCCCTTGTTGGCTGTAAATGCATTGGAGCTTATGTCAGAAATAAGAAGAATCAAAACCAG ATTTGCTGGATATGGAAAAAAGTCAGGTCACAAGATGATAAAGGGTTCCAGAGGTTCTTAGACAGTGTGGAGTACAGTCATAAGGATATCTTAAGATATGAGCAAGTTTATGGCCAAGGTTTTGTGAGCACAGGAGGACTTG AAACAACAAAGGAAATTGTTTCAAAGTTGGGACTGAAACCGGGTCAGAAAGTATTGGATGTCGGTTGTGGTACCGGAGGAGGTGACATTTACATGGCTGaaaattttgatgttgatgttgttggGATTGATCTCTCCATAAATATGATTTCTCTTGCCATTGAACGTGTCATTGGACTCAAATGCACGGTTGAATTTGAATGTGCCGATTGCACCAGAAAAACATATCCCAAGAATACATTTGATGTAATCTACACTCGTGATGCCATGTTACACATCAAA GATAAACCGACACTGTTTGAATCATTTTATAAGTGGTTGAAGCATGGAGGTACACTTCTAATTACTGATTATTGCAAACGAGCTGGAAGCATATCATTAGAATGTGAAGCCTACATTAAAAAAGGAGGATATTATATCCATGACATGGAAGCATATTATCAG ATGCTTAAGAATGCTGGATTCGATGATGTAATTGCTGAGGACCAAACAGAATTG TTCATGAAAACACTACAACAGGAGCTAAATGCCCTTGAGAACAAGAAGCATTATTTCATTGATGAATTCTCTGAG GAAGACTACAATGAGATTGTTGAGAGATGGAGGGCCAAGCAGATTAGAGGTGCAGCTGGGGAGCAGAAATGGGGCTTGTTCATTGCCAAGAAAAATTGA
- the LOC112802336 gene encoding uncharacterized protein isoform X1, whose product MPKLSPYFVPHSVLRLCFLSTSSLRHSQSQPQSLDEAVDSFTRMLSMRRPPSIIQFTKILGSLAKTNHFPTAISLFQQLQARGIAPNLFTLSILINCCCGMGCVMLAFSVLAKIFRMGFQPDTVTLNTLIKGLCLCGSVEKALHFHDKVLAHGFQFNEITYGTLINGLSKTGHTSAAIQVLRKIPRYGIVPNVFMYSAIIDSLCKDTLVSHAFHLFSEMLAKGISPDVITYTTLIHGLCLAGRLMEAIDLLNYMMLKNIIPNICTYSTLIDGLCKERRIKDAKTVFALMIKKGVKPEVVIYNSLMDGYCLASEVDKAKYVFRTMAQSRVSPDVWSYNIMIKGLCKSKMVDDALNLFEEMCCKNMVPDMVTYNTLIDGLGKSGKILCAEELFQKMHDRGQLADIVTYNSLLDGMFNTNKLDKALMLFNRMKESGIDPDIYTYNILMDGLCKNRRLKDVREIFQDLFIEGYKPNTWTHNIIINRLSKKGLLDRALAYLSKMEANGCSTDICTYNIIIDGLWKSRRFKNVQQIFQKLFLRGYHPDIWTHNIMINGFCKEGLLDEALAYLSKIEDNGCSTDICTYSIIIDGLCKGGRLENARHIFQKLFLRGYRPDIWTYNIMINELCKKRLLKEALAYLSKMEDNVCSIDIRTYNIIIYGLCEGGRLKSAQQIFQKLFVRGYRPDVWTFTIMVNGLCKEGLLDEALALKSKMKDLGCSPNKVTNNIISRYLKQVKMTKRETS is encoded by the coding sequence ATGCCAAAGCTCTCTCCTTATTTTGTTCCCCATTCCGTTCTCCGTCTTTGCTTCCTTTCAACTTCATCCCTGCGTCACTCTCAGTCTCAGCCCCAATCACTTGATGAAGCTGTTGATTCCTTCACTCGCATGCTCTCTATGCGTCGCCCTCCATCCATCATCCAATTCACCAAGATTTTGGGATCTCTTGCCAAGACCAACCATTTCCCCACCGCCATTTCCCTTTTTCAGCAATTGCAAGCCAGAGGAATAgctcccaacttatttactttgaGCATCCTAATTAATTGTTGTTGCGGCATGGGTTGTGTGATGCTTGCTTTCTCTGTACTGGCCAAGATTTTCAGGATGGGGTTTCAGCCTGATACCGTAACATTGAATACACTCATTAAAGGTCTCTGTCTCTGTGGTAGTGTTGAAAAAGCACTGCACTTTCATGATAAAGTGTTGGCTCATGGATTTCAGTTTAATGAAATCACTTACGGGACCTTGATTAATGGGCTAAGTAAGACCGGACACACATCAGCTGCTATTCAAGTGTTGAGAAAGATCCCACGGTATGGAATTGTTCCTAATGTCTTCATGTACAGCGCAATTATTGATAGCCTCTGCAAGGATACACTTGTAAGTCATGCGTTTCATTTATTCTCTGAAATGCTTGCTAAGGGAATTTCCCCCGATGTTATCACTTACACTACTCTAATTCATGGATTGTGCCTTGCGGGTCGACTAATGGAAGCCATTGATTTACTAAATTACATGATGCTGAAAAACATTATTCCAAATATTTGTACCTATAGTACTTTGATTGATGGACTATGTAAGGAAAGAAGAATCAAAGATGCTAAGACTGTGTTTGCTCTTATGATAAAAAAAGGTGTGAAACCAGAAGTGGttatttataatagtttaatgGATGGATATTGTTTGGCTAGTGAGGTAGATAAGGCAAAATATGTATTCAGGACAATGGCTCAAAGTAGAGTGTCTCCTGATGTTTGGAGTTATAATATCATGATTAAGGGCTTGTGCAAAAGTAAAATGGTTGATGACGCCTTGAATCTCTTTGAAGAGATGTGTTGCAAGAACATGGTTCCTGATATGGTAACTTACAATACCCTAATTGATGGCTTGGGAAAATCAGGAAAAATCCTTTGTGCTGAGGAGCTTTTTCAAAAGATGCATGATAGAGGTCAACTTGCTGATATAGTCACTTATAATTCTTTGTTGGATGGGATGTTCAATACCAACAAACTTGACAAGGCACTAATGTTATTCAATCGAATGAAAGAGAGTGGCATTGATCcagatatatatacatacaacatactTATGGATGGTTTGTGCAAAAATAGAAGACTTAAAGATGTAAGAGAgatttttcaagatcttttcatTGAAGGCTATAAACCAAACACGTGGACACACAATATTATAATCAATAGGCTTTCCAAAAAGGGTTTACTTGATCGAGCATTGGCATATTTGTCAAAAATGGAAGCCAATGGTTGTTCAACAGATATATGTACGTACAATATAATTATTGATGGCCTATGGAAAAGTAGAAGATTTAAGAATGTTCAACAGATTTTTCAAAAGCTTTTTCTTAGAGGCTATCATCCAGATATTTGGACACACAATATTATGATCAACGGGTTCTGCAAAGAGGGCTTGCTTGATGAAGCATTGGcatatttgtcaaaaatagaaGACAATGGTTGCTCAACAGATATATGCACGTACAGTATAATTATTGATGGCCTATGTAAAGGTGGAAGACTTGAGAATGCTCGACATATATTTCAAAAGCTTTTTCTTAGAGGCTATCGTCCAGATATCTGGACATACAATATTATGATCAACGAGCTCTGCAAAAAACGTTTGCTTAAGGAAGCATTGGCATATTTGTCAAAAATGGAAGACAATGTTTGCTCAATAGATATACGGACgtacaatataattatttatggtcTATGTGAAGGTGGAAGACTTAAGAGCGCTCAACAGATTTTTCAAAAGCTTTTTGTTAGAGGCTATCGTCCAGATGTTTGGACATTCACTATTATGGTCAACGGGCTCTGCAAAGAGGGCCTACTTGATGAAGCATTGGCCTTAAAGTCgaaaatgaaagatcttggttgcTCTCCAAATAAAGTAACTAACAATATAATCAGTCGCTATTTGAAACAGGTAAAAATGACAAAGCGAGAAACTTCATGA
- the LOC112803890 gene encoding uncharacterized protein: protein MAESSDDGFRCSLPWRRGRFFFFFFAMAERDTAARCCHGRGNIFFFAMAERDAEGHNGMLKKKKRRTRERGEVLPWWKGMQKRVEEEEAAHTKNAAKCSSVPWRSSSSAAMAEGNASVANQPHLFPQFIRHSLTLDWRTLNSEAKGTLSLLRRRRSQVVSAAAVPRSSAPPLLPLPRVQNPVARHVLFIFAGFSARNPDCCTKSIERYIWNFGLDKREAEAISLDQLQQQQLVLSVSRFHSALTFHLPLSSYPLFFSTAASPDKEIAAEKVLKEFHATIENAAASSVKGYAAYIDKMCKIGNLSAVSQMLQALQDRNISVPPNVYIVFLAEASQKNDIDLSCQAFKKLLLSIKSPSAASCLSFAQAFTKANGCIELLRFIEEVSEITCSSTSFVNKIIFALAKSGQKDKALVIFDYLKSRNYSLDLVTYNIVLDILGRTGRVDEMLDVFATMKEAGFVPDIVSYNTVLNGLRKAGRTDMCIVYFKEMSENGIEPDLLTYTALIESFGRSGNAEESLKCFREMKLKGILPSIYIYRSLINNLNKSGKVELAKELLEEMNSSSTRLAGPEDFKHKRR, encoded by the exons ATGGCAGAGAGTTCCGATGACGGTTTTCGGTGTTCTTTGCCATGGCGGAGGGgacgcttctttttcttcttctttgccaTGGCGGAAAGGGACACAGCGGCGAGGTGCTGCCATGGCAGAGGAAACATTTTCTTCTTTGCCATGGCGGAAAGGGATGCGGAAGGACACAACggcatgttgaagaagaagaagcggcgaaCTCGAGAACGTGGCGAGGTACTGCCATGGTGGAAGGGGATGCAGAAacgtgttgaagaagaagaagcagcgcaCACGAAGAATGCGGCGAAGTGCAGCAGTGTGCCATGGCGGTCTTCTTCTTCAGCTGCCATGGCGGAAGGGAATGCATCGGT TGCGAACCAACCCCACTTGTTCCCCCAATTCATTCGTCACTCACTCACCCTGGACTGGAGAACTCTGAACTCTGAAGCAAAGGGAACCCTATCCCTTCTTCGCCGCCGCCGGTCCCAGGTCGTCAGCGCCGCCGCCGTCCCCAGGTCCTCAGCGCcgccgcttcttcctcttccccgTGTCCAGAACCCAGTTGCTCGGCACGTCCTCTTCATCTTTGCTGGCTTCTCGGCACGGAACCCAG ATTGCTGCACTAAATCAATTGAGAGATATATTTGGAATTTTGGATTGGACAAACGCGAAGCAGAAGCCATTTCACTTGAT CAGCTGCAGCAGCAACAACTTGTTCTCTCTGTGTCTCGTTTTCACTCCGCCCTCACCTTCCACCTTCCACTCTCCTCTTACCCTTTG tttttttcaaCAGCGGCATCTCCTGACAAAGAGATAGCAGCAGAGAAAGTCTTGAAGGAATTTCATGCCACAATTGAAAATGCGGCAGCATCAAGTGTCAAAGGTTATGCTGCATATATTGATAAGATGTGCAAGATTGGAAATCTTTCTGCTGTGAGTCAAATGCTACAAGCTTTACAAGACAGGAACATTTCTGTTCCCCCTAATGTGTATATTGTCTTCTTAGCAGAGGCAAGTCAGAAGAATGACATAGACCTTTCGTGTCAAGCCTTCAAGAAATTATTGCTGTCCATTAAATCCCCAAGTGCAGCTTCATGTCTTAGTTTTGCCCAGGCTTTCACAAAAGCCAATGGTTGTATCGAGCTACTCAGATTCATTGAAGAAGTATCAGAAATAACTTGTTCGAGTACGTCATTTGTAAACAAGATCATTTTCGCCCTTGCCAAAAGTGGACAGAAGGATAAGGCCTTGGTGATATTTGATTATCTTAAGAGTCGTAACTATAGTCTTGACTTGGTCACATATAATATTGTTCTAGATATATTGGGCCGTACAGGTCGTGTGGATGAAATGCTTGATGTGTTTGCAACCATGAAGGAAGCTGGTTTTGTCCCGGATATTGTTTCTTATAATACTGTATTGAATGGATTGCGGAAGGCTGGAAGAACAGACATGTGTATTGTGTATTTTAAGGAAATGAGTGAGAATGGCATCGAACCGGATTTGCTTACATATACTGCATTAATTGAGAGTTTCGGCAGATCAGGAAATGCTGAGGAATCTTTGAAATGCTTCAGGGAGATGAAACTGAAGGGGATCCTCCCTTCAATATACATCTATCGATCGCTAATCAATAATTTAAACAAATCAGGAAAGGTTGAGTTGGCAAAAGAGCTTCTAGAGGAGATGAATTCGTCTTCTACTCGTCTAGCTGGTCCCGAAGATTTCAAGCataaaagaagatga
- the LOC112802336 gene encoding uncharacterized protein isoform X2 — MKSQPQSLDEAVDSFTRMLSMRRPPSIIQFTKILGSLAKTNHFPTAISLFQQLQARGIAPNLFTLSILINCCCGMGCVMLAFSVLAKIFRMGFQPDTVTLNTLIKGLCLCGSVEKALHFHDKVLAHGFQFNEITYGTLINGLSKTGHTSAAIQVLRKIPRYGIVPNVFMYSAIIDSLCKDTLVSHAFHLFSEMLAKGISPDVITYTTLIHGLCLAGRLMEAIDLLNYMMLKNIIPNICTYSTLIDGLCKERRIKDAKTVFALMIKKGVKPEVVIYNSLMDGYCLASEVDKAKYVFRTMAQSRVSPDVWSYNIMIKGLCKSKMVDDALNLFEEMCCKNMVPDMVTYNTLIDGLGKSGKILCAEELFQKMHDRGQLADIVTYNSLLDGMFNTNKLDKALMLFNRMKESGIDPDIYTYNILMDGLCKNRRLKDVREIFQDLFIEGYKPNTWTHNIIINRLSKKGLLDRALAYLSKMEANGCSTDICTYNIIIDGLWKSRRFKNVQQIFQKLFLRGYHPDIWTHNIMINGFCKEGLLDEALAYLSKIEDNGCSTDICTYSIIIDGLCKGGRLENARHIFQKLFLRGYRPDIWTYNIMINELCKKRLLKEALAYLSKMEDNVCSIDIRTYNIIIYGLCEGGRLKSAQQIFQKLFVRGYRPDVWTFTIMVNGLCKEGLLDEALALKSKMKDLGCSPNKVTNNIISRYLKQVKMTKRETS, encoded by the exons ATGAAG TCTCAGCCCCAATCACTTGATGAAGCTGTTGATTCCTTCACTCGCATGCTCTCTATGCGTCGCCCTCCATCCATCATCCAATTCACCAAGATTTTGGGATCTCTTGCCAAGACCAACCATTTCCCCACCGCCATTTCCCTTTTTCAGCAATTGCAAGCCAGAGGAATAgctcccaacttatttactttgaGCATCCTAATTAATTGTTGTTGCGGCATGGGTTGTGTGATGCTTGCTTTCTCTGTACTGGCCAAGATTTTCAGGATGGGGTTTCAGCCTGATACCGTAACATTGAATACACTCATTAAAGGTCTCTGTCTCTGTGGTAGTGTTGAAAAAGCACTGCACTTTCATGATAAAGTGTTGGCTCATGGATTTCAGTTTAATGAAATCACTTACGGGACCTTGATTAATGGGCTAAGTAAGACCGGACACACATCAGCTGCTATTCAAGTGTTGAGAAAGATCCCACGGTATGGAATTGTTCCTAATGTCTTCATGTACAGCGCAATTATTGATAGCCTCTGCAAGGATACACTTGTAAGTCATGCGTTTCATTTATTCTCTGAAATGCTTGCTAAGGGAATTTCCCCCGATGTTATCACTTACACTACTCTAATTCATGGATTGTGCCTTGCGGGTCGACTAATGGAAGCCATTGATTTACTAAATTACATGATGCTGAAAAACATTATTCCAAATATTTGTACCTATAGTACTTTGATTGATGGACTATGTAAGGAAAGAAGAATCAAAGATGCTAAGACTGTGTTTGCTCTTATGATAAAAAAAGGTGTGAAACCAGAAGTGGttatttataatagtttaatgGATGGATATTGTTTGGCTAGTGAGGTAGATAAGGCAAAATATGTATTCAGGACAATGGCTCAAAGTAGAGTGTCTCCTGATGTTTGGAGTTATAATATCATGATTAAGGGCTTGTGCAAAAGTAAAATGGTTGATGACGCCTTGAATCTCTTTGAAGAGATGTGTTGCAAGAACATGGTTCCTGATATGGTAACTTACAATACCCTAATTGATGGCTTGGGAAAATCAGGAAAAATCCTTTGTGCTGAGGAGCTTTTTCAAAAGATGCATGATAGAGGTCAACTTGCTGATATAGTCACTTATAATTCTTTGTTGGATGGGATGTTCAATACCAACAAACTTGACAAGGCACTAATGTTATTCAATCGAATGAAAGAGAGTGGCATTGATCcagatatatatacatacaacatactTATGGATGGTTTGTGCAAAAATAGAAGACTTAAAGATGTAAGAGAgatttttcaagatcttttcatTGAAGGCTATAAACCAAACACGTGGACACACAATATTATAATCAATAGGCTTTCCAAAAAGGGTTTACTTGATCGAGCATTGGCATATTTGTCAAAAATGGAAGCCAATGGTTGTTCAACAGATATATGTACGTACAATATAATTATTGATGGCCTATGGAAAAGTAGAAGATTTAAGAATGTTCAACAGATTTTTCAAAAGCTTTTTCTTAGAGGCTATCATCCAGATATTTGGACACACAATATTATGATCAACGGGTTCTGCAAAGAGGGCTTGCTTGATGAAGCATTGGcatatttgtcaaaaatagaaGACAATGGTTGCTCAACAGATATATGCACGTACAGTATAATTATTGATGGCCTATGTAAAGGTGGAAGACTTGAGAATGCTCGACATATATTTCAAAAGCTTTTTCTTAGAGGCTATCGTCCAGATATCTGGACATACAATATTATGATCAACGAGCTCTGCAAAAAACGTTTGCTTAAGGAAGCATTGGCATATTTGTCAAAAATGGAAGACAATGTTTGCTCAATAGATATACGGACgtacaatataattatttatggtcTATGTGAAGGTGGAAGACTTAAGAGCGCTCAACAGATTTTTCAAAAGCTTTTTGTTAGAGGCTATCGTCCAGATGTTTGGACATTCACTATTATGGTCAACGGGCTCTGCAAAGAGGGCCTACTTGATGAAGCATTGGCCTTAAAGTCgaaaatgaaagatcttggttgcTCTCCAAATAAAGTAACTAACAATATAATCAGTCGCTATTTGAAACAGGTAAAAATGACAAAGCGAGAAACTTCATGA